The Methanobrevibacter sp. genome includes a region encoding these proteins:
- the pyrH gene encoding UMP kinase, giving the protein MRIVAAIGGSILLQDYNAERFKKYAELLIEQNEKHEIFVVVGGGKPAREYIGVVRDLGVGEALCDDIGIEVTRINAKLLLLALGDAAYQRVPHNFQEALEFSASGKIVVMGGTEPAHSTDAVSAILAEYVQADLLVNLTAVDGLYTKDPKKFDDAELIEEITASDMMEIISGNEVKAGTYEFIDTTAIQMIKRSNLETVIANGNEPENLIKAIKGEKIGTRVISE; this is encoded by the coding sequence ATGAGAATTGTAGCTGCCATTGGAGGATCAATACTATTACAGGATTACAACGCTGAAAGGTTTAAGAAATATGCTGAGCTCTTGATTGAACAGAACGAAAAGCATGAGATATTCGTTGTTGTAGGTGGAGGAAAACCTGCAAGGGAGTATATTGGAGTTGTAAGAGACCTTGGTGTTGGAGAAGCCTTATGTGATGACATTGGAATAGAAGTTACCAGAATCAATGCAAAGCTCCTATTGCTTGCCCTTGGGGATGCAGCATATCAAAGAGTGCCTCATAATTTCCAGGAAGCTTTGGAATTCTCTGCAAGCGGAAAGATAGTTGTCATGGGCGGAACCGAACCTGCACACAGTACCGATGCGGTATCTGCAATATTGGCGGAATATGTGCAAGCAGACCTTTTGGTTAACCTGACAGCTGTAGACGGATTATACACCAAAGACCCTAAGAAATTCGATGACGCAGAACTCATTGAAGAGATCACAGCTTCCGACATGATGGAAATCATCAGTGGAAATGAGGTGAAGGCAGGAACATATGAATTCATTGACACAACTGCAATTCAAATGATAAAGCGTTCCAACTTGGAAACCGTAATCGCCAACGGCAATGAACCTGAAAACCTTATCAAGGCAATTAAAGGTGAAAAGATAGGAACCCGTGTTATTTCTGAGTAA
- a CDS encoding MJ1255/VC2487 family glycosyltransferase, whose protein sequence is MKISIIIPTYNEEEYLPKLLESIKSQDFTDYEVIVADAQSNDNTREIAAEYGCTVVEGGLPGPGRNRGAEVAQGEILLFLDSDLKLTENYLRDVIEEFEREELGIAITQMTPLSEKKRDKYLHDLANWFMIAVENIKPHGAGCYGIISKKELHEEVGGFDENLSFGEDTDYIERVAEISEFKVLRNARIGVSTRRLEEEGLYTLLKQYGKSTVNDFRGKRTSAEDLGYEFGHDPISALDSTDMERIAEKSRNRKIKDRINRFKDKEPEENELIEVQVSGDETTFIGIDSQKAESLDLSKSSDTPLLESGEENGLISLEDAIAETGRKRIFYSICGEGMGHAIRSSVILEHLIEKYDVYIFSSERAYEFLSKKFDNVYEIGGFNTVYENNVVRTKKTFFKALKANPTNLKEGYNVLYKECKKVRPNIIISDFENYSSMLSKLMNIPLISLDNIHMLTQCEYDYPPHHRADMLTAKAVTKSYILRPKRHIITTFFYPPLKHPKMTALYPPVLREEIMELEPEQGNHVLVYQTAESSINLMEELKKLNDEFIVYGFNKDEIDENLTYRSFNEEQIFEDMRTAKAIIVNGGFTMISEAIYLKKPIYSTPAHKNFEQILNGFYVEKLGFGEYHDDLDVEKIENFLNNLDKYQENLNKVKPWDNSEILEDLDLSIEKYSRLY, encoded by the coding sequence ATGAAAATTAGTATTATCATACCTACATACAACGAAGAGGAATATCTTCCTAAACTGCTTGAAAGCATAAAATCTCAGGATTTTACTGACTATGAAGTGATTGTTGCAGATGCCCAATCCAATGATAATACTAGAGAAATCGCTGCAGAATACGGCTGCACCGTTGTTGAAGGAGGGCTTCCGGGACCTGGAAGAAACAGAGGTGCGGAAGTTGCCCAAGGAGAGATATTGCTGTTTTTAGACTCTGACTTGAAACTTACCGAAAACTATCTGCGTGATGTCATCGAAGAGTTCGAAAGAGAGGAATTGGGAATCGCAATCACCCAAATGACACCGCTCTCTGAAAAGAAAAGGGACAAATACCTCCATGACCTTGCAAACTGGTTCATGATAGCGGTTGAAAACATCAAGCCACATGGTGCAGGCTGTTACGGAATCATCTCCAAAAAGGAACTGCATGAGGAAGTTGGCGGATTCGATGAGAACTTGAGCTTCGGCGAGGATACCGATTACATTGAACGTGTTGCAGAGATAAGCGAATTCAAGGTTCTCAGAAATGCTAGAATAGGAGTCTCAACAAGAAGGCTTGAAGAGGAAGGGCTTTATACCTTACTTAAGCAATATGGTAAAAGTACCGTCAATGACTTCAGGGGAAAGAGAACCTCCGCTGAGGATTTAGGCTATGAATTCGGCCACGACCCAATATCAGCACTTGACAGTACAGATATGGAAAGGATAGCTGAAAAGTCCAGAAACAGAAAGATAAAGGACAGAATAAATAGATTCAAAGATAAGGAGCCTGAAGAAAACGAACTGATTGAAGTTCAAGTAAGTGGAGATGAAACCACATTCATAGGAATCGATTCTCAAAAGGCTGAAAGCTTGGATCTGTCAAAAAGCTCCGATACACCCCTTCTTGAAAGTGGAGAAGAGAATGGTCTGATAAGCCTGGAAGATGCTATTGCCGAAACCGGAAGAAAGAGAATTTTCTATTCCATCTGCGGAGAGGGAATGGGCCATGCAATAAGAAGCAGCGTGATTCTGGAGCATCTGATTGAAAAATATGACGTTTACATTTTCTCAAGTGAAAGGGCATATGAATTCCTATCAAAGAAATTCGACAATGTCTACGAAATCGGAGGATTCAACACCGTCTATGAAAACAATGTGGTGAGAACCAAGAAGACATTCTTCAAGGCATTGAAGGCAAACCCTACCAACCTGAAGGAAGGATACAATGTATTGTACAAGGAATGCAAGAAGGTAAGACCTAATATAATCATATCAGACTTTGAGAACTATTCCAGTATGCTCTCAAAGCTCATGAACATTCCACTAATCAGCCTGGACAACATCCATATGCTAACCCAGTGCGAATATGACTATCCGCCTCATCATAGGGCAGACATGCTGACAGCAAAGGCAGTTACAAAATCATATATCCTAAGGCCGAAAAGGCATATAATCACAACATTCTTCTATCCTCCATTGAAGCATCCGAAGATGACAGCCCTTTATCCACCTGTCTTAAGGGAGGAAATAATGGAACTTGAGCCTGAACAGGGAAATCATGTTCTGGTCTATCAGACTGCAGAGTCCAGCATAAACCTTATGGAAGAGCTTAAGAAACTGAATGATGAGTTTATTGTCTATGGATTCAATAAGGATGAGATTGATGAGAACCTGACTTACAGGTCATTCAATGAAGAGCAGATCTTTGAGGACATGAGAACCGCCAAGGCAATCATAGTGAATGGCGGATTTACCATGATTTCAGAGGCAATCTATCTTAAGAAGCCTATCTACAGCACTCCAGCACATAAGAACTTTGAACAGATCCTTAATGGATTCTATGTTGAAAAGTTAGGTTTCGGAGAATATCATGATGACTTGGATGTTGAAAAAATTGAGAATTTCCTAAATAATCTAGACAAGTACCAAGAGAATTTGAATAAGGTCAAACCATGGGACAACAGTGAAATTCTTGAAGACCTTGACTTAAGCATTGAAAAATATTCAAGACTTTATTAG
- a CDS encoding TatD family hydrolase — translation MNGLIDIGLNLMHKSFDKNREEIIRNANAVGVSQFVITGTNILSSETALNYAKQEQFKDILFSTAGVHPHDAKTCNDTTMETLREFAKEDCVVAIGECGLDYNRNYSPQDVQRKWFEEQVNLADELDMPLFLHEREAHEDLVKILSEYPDMCEKACVHCFTGTKEEAEKYLELGCYIGVTGWICDERRGQSLQEAVTVIPSEKMMIETDAPFLIPRNFPKKPKSNKNKPEYLPHILNTIAEYKECDAEELGKEVSETTRKFFNI, via the coding sequence ATGAATGGATTAATAGATATTGGGCTTAATCTAATGCATAAGTCCTTTGACAAGAATAGGGAAGAGATCATAAGAAATGCAAATGCAGTGGGAGTCAGCCAATTTGTCATCACAGGAACAAATATCCTCTCAAGTGAGACTGCACTTAATTATGCAAAGCAAGAGCAATTTAAGGATATCTTATTTTCAACTGCCGGCGTTCATCCCCATGATGCTAAGACATGCAACGACACAACTATGGAAACACTAAGGGAATTTGCCAAAGAGGACTGTGTGGTTGCCATTGGGGAATGCGGTCTTGACTACAACAGAAACTATTCCCCACAGGATGTTCAAAGAAAATGGTTTGAAGAGCAAGTGAATCTGGCAGATGAACTTGACATGCCTTTATTTTTACATGAACGTGAAGCACATGAAGATTTGGTGAAGATATTATCCGAATATCCTGATATGTGTGAGAAAGCTTGTGTCCACTGCTTTACAGGAACCAAAGAGGAAGCTGAAAAGTACCTTGAACTAGGCTGTTACATTGGAGTGACAGGTTGGATCTGTGATGAGAGAAGAGGCCAATCACTACAGGAAGCGGTTACTGTGATTCCTTCGGAGAAGATGATGATTGAAACAGATGCACCTTTCCTGATTCCAAGAAACTTCCCTAAGAAGCCTAAATCAAACAAGAACAAGCCGGAATATCTTCCACATATACTGAATACAATAGCTGAATATAAGGAATGTGATGCAGAAGAGCTTGGAAAAGAGGTAAGCGAAACAACAAGAAAATTCTTCAATATCTAA
- the dnaG gene encoding DNA primase DnaG: protein MGKGVELTTTKYLIHAQINANGIVEKPDVVGAVFGQTEDLLSNDLDLRELQRTGRIGRIQVIIHSNGGRAKGEIVIPSSLDRIETAILAASLETINRVGPCEASIEVLRVEDVRAVKRQQVINRAKEIYMGMMETVSPESMKMIEEIRESMRVHEISEFGEERLPAGPNVHTSDAIIVVEGRNDVLNLLKYGIKNTVAVEGVNIPTSVAELTKKRTVTAFVDGDRGGELILKELLQVGDVDYITRAPRGKEVEDLEKEEVLIALRDKAPTEQVINNLDFNLDTQTRGSKNKINRTGDRRAKNLNKSDKFHGNKNGRSDRKDKFDRKDRKNGRSDRRGKDRNSRGRRDRNSDRIQDSRIQLLKNMLKDLEGTGNSEIYDDSLNLIKETNVETLYEDLKQDNPDADTVIFDGVISQRLVDIAYSKGIKTLVAFKSSRVIKRPDKLRLVTLN, encoded by the coding sequence ATGGGAAAAGGTGTAGAATTAACTACAACTAAATATCTTATTCACGCTCAAATCAATGCAAACGGAATCGTAGAAAAGCCTGATGTGGTTGGTGCGGTTTTCGGACAGACTGAAGATCTCTTAAGCAACGATTTAGACTTAAGGGAGCTTCAAAGAACTGGAAGAATAGGAAGAATCCAAGTTATCATTCACTCAAATGGCGGACGTGCAAAAGGAGAAATCGTAATTCCGTCCAGTTTGGATAGAATTGAAACTGCCATCCTTGCAGCATCCTTGGAAACCATTAACCGTGTAGGTCCTTGTGAAGCTTCCATTGAAGTTCTTAGAGTTGAAGACGTAAGAGCTGTGAAAAGACAACAAGTTATCAATCGTGCAAAAGAAATCTATATGGGCATGATGGAAACTGTCTCTCCAGAAAGCATGAAAATGATTGAGGAAATCAGGGAATCAATGAGAGTTCATGAAATTTCCGAATTCGGAGAGGAAAGACTTCCTGCAGGTCCAAATGTACATACTTCCGATGCAATCATCGTTGTTGAAGGAAGGAATGATGTTTTAAATTTATTAAAATACGGAATTAAAAACACTGTCGCAGTTGAAGGAGTCAATATCCCTACCAGTGTAGCTGAATTGACCAAAAAAAGAACTGTAACTGCATTTGTTGACGGTGACCGTGGCGGAGAACTGATCTTAAAAGAACTCCTGCAAGTTGGAGATGTGGACTACATCACAAGAGCTCCAAGAGGTAAGGAAGTTGAAGACCTTGAAAAAGAAGAAGTCTTGATTGCTTTAAGAGACAAAGCTCCTACTGAACAGGTTATCAACAATCTTGATTTCAATTTAGACACCCAAACAAGAGGGTCTAAAAATAAAATCAACAGAACCGGTGACAGAAGAGCAAAAAACTTAAACAAGTCAGACAAGTTCCACGGAAACAAAAACGGCAGAAGCGACCGCAAAGACAAATTCGATAGAAAAGACAGAAAGAATGGGAGAAGCGATCGCAGAGGAAAAGACAGAAATTCCAGAGGCCGCAGAGACAGAAACAGTGACAGAATTCAAGATAGCAGAATCCAATTATTGAAGAACATGCTTAAAGATCTGGAAGGAACTGGAAACAGTGAAATCTACGATGATTCTTTAAATTTAATAAAGGAAACTAATGTTGAAACCCTTTATGAGGATTTAAAACAGGACAATCCAGATGCAGACACCGTCATTTTCGATGGTGTAATCAGCCAAAGATTGGTTGACATCGCATACTCCAAAGGAATCAAGACATTGGTTGCTTTCAAATCAAGCAGAGTAATCAAAAGACCTGACAAGCTCAGATTAGTTACTTTAAACTAG
- a CDS encoding sulfite exporter TauE/SafE family protein yields the protein MFPIGFYIGLILIGIFAGFASGLLGVGGGFLMVPLQFFLFTSVGVDPSLAMMVSLGTSLAIIIPTASSGAYQHQKKNKSIVKPAIRLAVFGIIGGFCGGLLANVVPTRILQMIFACLLFIVAMDMLFGSRADGEKALVDFNILNAAIVGFSIGIISGLLGVGGGVFLIPALCILFGFSLIQAIGTSSVFIALTAIGGLISYIYTGWGVNPMPYSLGYISLVNFVLIVLFSVPMATIGAKLVYKMPEKRLKQIFAVILIYMAIKMIGFDPISILLGL from the coding sequence ATGTTTCCAATTGGCTTTTATATAGGTTTGATTCTAATAGGAATCTTTGCAGGATTCGCATCAGGATTGCTTGGAGTAGGTGGAGGATTCCTTATGGTTCCTTTGCAGTTCTTCCTATTCACTTCAGTTGGAGTGGACCCATCTTTGGCTATGATGGTGTCTTTGGGAACCAGCTTGGCAATTATCATACCGACCGCTTCATCAGGGGCTTATCAGCATCAGAAAAAGAATAAATCCATTGTAAAGCCAGCTATAAGATTAGCTGTCTTTGGTATCATCGGAGGATTTTGCGGAGGACTACTTGCAAATGTGGTTCCTACAAGAATCTTGCAGATGATCTTTGCCTGCCTATTGTTCATTGTGGCAATGGATATGCTATTCGGTTCCAGAGCCGATGGTGAGAAGGCATTGGTGGATTTCAATATACTGAATGCAGCCATTGTAGGTTTTTCAATAGGAATTATCTCCGGTCTTCTAGGTGTTGGAGGAGGAGTGTTCCTAATTCCAGCCCTATGCATATTGTTCGGTTTCAGCTTGATTCAAGCTATTGGAACATCTTCCGTTTTCATTGCACTTACCGCCATTGGAGGACTTATCTCTTATATCTATACCGGATGGGGAGTAAACCCAATGCCCTATTCATTAGGCTATATAAGTTTGGTAAACTTTGTTCTCATTGTATTGTTTTCAGTTCCAATGGCAACAATCGGTGCAAAATTAGTTTATAAGATGCCTGAAAAGAGATTGAAACAGATATTTGCCGTAATATTGATCTATATGGCTATTAAGATGATTGGATTTGATCCAATCAGCATCCTGTTGGGTTTGTAA
- a CDS encoding RraA family protein, whose product MAKITPKDLLKKSSKVIDLDDVDISKYNFSIEDLDDEKSKSHALLKKILDSSSACQVSDAYSSVSGRSGVIDGLKPMNDNKVYGKIFTAKTNADDWGTSLMAMDNAEEGEVLFIYSYGKPASVWGELASTCAGEKGIAGTVLYGWARDMDALVDLDYPVFALDYLPNAGKPLGLGEINVDLEIDDDIIKPGDFVFGDQNGVVVIPKELFHETMVATFNVKVKESHIIKELKEGRLLSEIIGLNR is encoded by the coding sequence TTGGCTAAGATCACTCCTAAAGATTTACTTAAAAAATCATCCAAAGTGATTGACTTGGATGATGTTGACATTTCAAAATATAATTTTTCCATAGAGGATTTGGATGATGAGAAAAGCAAAAGTCATGCTTTATTGAAGAAGATCCTGGATTCAAGTTCAGCTTGCCAGGTCTCTGATGCCTACTCCTCTGTCTCTGGCAGAAGCGGGGTCATTGACGGATTGAAACCGATGAATGACAATAAGGTCTATGGTAAGATATTCACTGCAAAGACCAATGCAGATGATTGGGGAACTTCCCTGATGGCAATGGATAATGCAGAAGAAGGCGAGGTTCTTTTCATTTACTCATATGGTAAGCCTGCTTCCGTTTGGGGAGAGCTTGCTTCCACCTGTGCAGGTGAAAAGGGAATAGCTGGAACTGTATTATATGGTTGGGCAAGGGATATGGATGCCCTTGTGGATTTGGATTATCCTGTCTTTGCCCTTGATTATCTTCCAAATGCAGGAAAGCCATTAGGTCTTGGTGAAATCAATGTTGACCTTGAAATCGATGATGATATTATAAAGCCTGGCGACTTTGTATTTGGTGATCAAAACGGTGTTGTGGTGATTCCTAAGGAACTCTTCCATGAAACCATGGTGGCAACCTTCAATGTAAAGGTAAAGGAAAGCCATATCATCAAAGAGTTAAAGGAAGGCAGATTATTGTCTGAAATTATTGGTTTGAACAGATAA
- a CDS encoding NAD-dependent protein deacylase, which produces MTKISQLQEIINNSDNIVFFGGAGVSTESGIPDFRSESGIFKSLEKYGHSPEYLVSHTYYMDHTEEFFNYYKENLVFKDAEPNPAHMKLAELERAGKLKAVITQNIDGLHQKAGSKNVLELHGSIHRNYCEFCHEEYDLDYILKSDGIPRCECGGIVKPDVVLYEEPLNNDVLSSSINYISKADTLIIGGTSLVVYPAAGLINYFNGSKLVLINKSETSYDNIASLVINEAIGETLEQIEIE; this is translated from the coding sequence ATGACTAAAATCAGCCAGTTGCAGGAAATCATAAACAATTCAGACAATATAGTGTTCTTCGGAGGAGCAGGGGTCTCCACAGAAAGCGGAATACCGGACTTCAGATCTGAAAGTGGAATTTTCAAAAGCCTGGAAAAGTACGGCCACAGCCCGGAATATCTGGTTTCACACACTTATTATATGGACCATACTGAAGAATTCTTCAATTACTATAAGGAAAATCTCGTTTTCAAGGATGCAGAGCCAAATCCTGCCCATATGAAACTTGCCGAACTTGAAAGGGCAGGAAAGCTGAAGGCAGTGATCACTCAAAACATTGACGGGCTGCACCAGAAGGCAGGAAGCAAAAACGTTCTGGAGCTTCATGGAAGCATTCACAGAAACTATTGCGAATTCTGTCATGAGGAATATGACTTGGATTATATCCTAAAAAGCGATGGGATTCCAAGATGCGAGTGCGGTGGAATCGTCAAGCCGGATGTCGTCCTTTATGAAGAGCCTCTGAATAATGATGTTTTGAGTTCATCAATCAATTACATTTCAAAGGCAGACACATTGATAATCGGAGGAACCTCACTTGTCGTCTATCCTGCAGCAGGATTGATAAATTACTTCAATGGCTCAAAACTGGTTTTAATCAATAAAAGCGAGACCTCTTATGATAACATAGCAAGTTTGGTAATTAATGAAGCCATTGGAGAAACATTAGAGCAGATAGAAATAGAATAA
- a CDS encoding DUF2116 family Zn-ribbon domain-containing protein, producing MVEPHKHCPVCGSPIPMKERVCSADCQKVLEQQQKNIKKSRMMLFAVIVIFILVWAYFMFFK from the coding sequence ATGGTAGAACCACATAAACATTGCCCTGTATGCGGCAGCCCAATACCAATGAAAGAAAGAGTTTGCTCTGCAGATTGTCAAAAAGTATTAGAACAACAGCAAAAGAACATTAAGAAAAGCAGAATGATGCTATTTGCTGTAATCGTAATATTCATTCTCGTATGGGCATATTTCATGTTCTTTAAATAA
- a CDS encoding Gar1/Naf1 family protein: MKFLGNISHLANSGKLIVKTTKTPPAGAFVFTNDKQKIGKVYSIFGPVKNPYVSVNIFRSVNRRDLESRHGEKLFVSTKSEMEKLNKKNKNSKSKRSSKGNSKKSKGKRSNSRNRRNK; this comes from the coding sequence ATGAAATTTTTAGGAAACATCTCACATCTTGCCAACTCTGGAAAGCTCATTGTCAAAACAACAAAGACTCCTCCAGCCGGAGCTTTTGTCTTTACAAATGACAAGCAGAAAATAGGCAAGGTATATTCTATTTTTGGCCCAGTTAAGAATCCATACGTTTCTGTAAACATTTTCAGGTCAGTGAATAGAAGGGATCTTGAAAGTAGACATGGTGAAAAGCTATTTGTTTCCACTAAAAGTGAAATGGAGAAACTCAATAAGAAGAATAAGAATTCCAAATCCAAAAGGAGTTCAAAAGGCAATTCCAAAAAATCCAAAGGCAAAAGATCCAATTCCAGAAATAGGAGAAACAAATAA
- a CDS encoding transcription initiation factor IIB, with protein MNTKEGLSEEVLQNSQRTSRRRQRDDAEPEKQTVCPQCGSTDLIGDYERAEVVCANCGLVIDENLVDMGPEWRAFDHEQRDKRTRVGAPITYTIHDKGLSTMIDWRNKDIYGRDIPARNRAQWYRLRKWQRKIRISGATERNLAFALSELDRDSSRLGLPRSVREAASVIYRSAVENKLIRGRSIEGVVAASLYAACRQCKVPRTLDEIAEVSRVSKKEVGRTYRFLTRELNIKLPPTSPVDYVPRFASELGLSGEVQSRSIEIIEKAMDKGLTSGRGPTGVAAAALYIASVLLGERKTQRDVAEVAGVTEVTIRNRYKELTEQLEMGVTL; from the coding sequence ATTAACACGAAAGAAGGATTATCTGAAGAAGTTCTTCAAAATTCCCAAAGAACTTCAAGAAGAAGACAAAGAGATGACGCTGAGCCAGAAAAACAAACCGTATGTCCTCAATGCGGATCCACTGATTTGATTGGAGATTATGAAAGGGCAGAAGTGGTTTGTGCAAACTGTGGTTTGGTTATTGATGAAAACCTTGTAGACATGGGTCCTGAATGGAGAGCATTCGACCATGAGCAAAGAGACAAGCGTACAAGAGTAGGTGCTCCTATTACTTACACCATTCACGATAAAGGTTTAAGTACCATGATCGATTGGAGGAATAAGGACATCTATGGTAGAGATATTCCTGCAAGAAACAGAGCTCAATGGTACCGTTTAAGAAAATGGCAAAGAAAAATCAGGATTTCCGGTGCCACTGAACGTAACTTGGCTTTTGCATTAAGTGAATTGGACAGGGACTCTTCAAGATTAGGTCTTCCAAGAAGTGTAAGAGAAGCGGCTTCTGTAATTTATAGAAGTGCTGTGGAAAACAAGCTTATCCGTGGAAGAAGTATTGAAGGTGTTGTTGCCGCTTCATTATATGCTGCATGCAGACAATGTAAAGTGCCTCGTACTTTAGATGAAATTGCAGAAGTTTCAAGAGTAAGCAAAAAAGAGGTTGGAAGAACTTACAGATTCCTGACAAGGGAATTGAACATTAAGTTGCCTCCTACATCTCCAGTGGACTATGTTCCAAGATTTGCAAGTGAGCTTGGATTGTCCGGTGAGGTACAGTCCAGATCCATTGAAATCATTGAAAAGGCAATGGATAAGGGTTTGACTTCAGGTAGAGGTCCAACCGGTGTGGCTGCTGCCGCATTATACATTGCATCTGTTTTATTAGGGGAAAGAAAGACCCAAAGGGATGTTGCAGAAGTTGCAGGTGTAACTGAAGTTACCATCCGTAACAGATACAAGGAACTTACTGAACAATTGGAAATGGGTGTAACATTATAG
- the xerA gene encoding site-specific tyrosine recombinase/integron integrase: MEVFDFESMLEDYLIELEIRNYSENTIKTYSSIIHNLINYMRKEENLYDGKRFLASFRKYIRDLKRDKYLTQNYIYLTTVVSKKFLEFNDIHFLEDIKNPKRTKSLPKSLNEKEVRDLIEAVEIKENDTPFKQKSKRRDKVILTLLYSTGLRISELVKLLKRDIDFDERTIRVRGKGDKDRIVLFDENTKRLLTEYLELDKHESEYIFVNKNGNMLTPRYVQMMIKKYADEAGIRKKVTPHVLRHSFATHLLKNGVDIRVIQQLLGHSSLSTTQIYTSVDMDTIKSVYDQAREQENQL; this comes from the coding sequence ATGGAAGTTTTTGATTTTGAAAGCATGCTCGAGGACTATCTGATTGAACTTGAAATCAGGAACTATTCGGAAAACACCATAAAGACATACAGCTCCATCATCCACAACCTGATTAATTATATGAGAAAGGAAGAGAACCTATATGATGGAAAAAGATTCCTGGCCAGTTTCAGAAAGTACATCCGTGACTTGAAAAGGGACAAGTACCTTACCCAGAATTACATTTACCTGACTACAGTCGTTTCCAAGAAATTCCTAGAATTCAATGACATCCATTTTCTGGAGGACATCAAGAATCCGAAGAGGACAAAGTCACTTCCCAAATCATTGAATGAAAAGGAAGTCAGGGATTTGATAGAGGCTGTGGAAATCAAGGAGAATGACACTCCCTTCAAGCAGAAGTCAAAAAGAAGGGACAAGGTAATATTGACCTTACTCTATTCCACAGGTCTTCGTATTTCAGAACTTGTAAAGCTATTGAAGAGAGACATTGACTTTGACGAGAGAACCATTAGAGTCAGAGGTAAGGGGGACAAGGACAGAATCGTTCTTTTTGATGAGAATACAAAAAGGCTTCTGACTGAATATCTTGAACTGGACAAGCATGAGAGCGAATACATCTTTGTGAATAAGAATGGAAACATGCTCACTCCAAGATACGTTCAGATGATGATAAAGAAGTATGCGGATGAAGCGGGAATCAGAAAGAAGGTTACCCCTCACGTCTTAAGACACTCATTTGCAACACATCTGTTGAAAAATGGGGTGGACATCCGAGTGATTCAACAATTGCTTGGACATTCAAGCCTTTCAACCACTCAAATCTATACAAGTGTGGATATGGATACAATCAAATCAGTATATGATCAGGCAAGAGAACAGGAAAATCAATTATAG
- a CDS encoding YbjQ family protein, with amino-acid sequence MLLSSTSTLENKTIKKYHGLVNGESLIGSNIYKDLFSGVRDVVEGRTSTYAEELENARNEAIKAMESKAKELGANGIIGLKISYNNLGGTMGNTILVTVYGTAVTYE; translated from the coding sequence ATGTTATTATCCTCAACAAGCACTTTGGAAAACAAAACCATAAAGAAATATCATGGATTAGTCAATGGGGAATCATTGATTGGATCCAACATCTATAAAGATTTATTCTCTGGAGTCAGGGATGTTGTGGAAGGAAGAACAAGCACTTACGCTGAAGAGCTTGAAAATGCAAGGAATGAAGCCATTAAAGCTATGGAATCAAAGGCAAAGGAACTTGGTGCCAATGGAATCATAGGATTGAAGATATCCTACAATAACCTTGGAGGCACCATGGGAAACACAATTTTAGTAACTGTATATGGAACTGCAGTAACCTACGAATAA